A genomic segment from Candidatus Binataceae bacterium encodes:
- a CDS encoding serine hydrolase domain-containing protein produces the protein MARAITRRTSLKHLALFASGAATGWWPRLSFASDDEPTPSEDELDAIAAIATSFMRLYDVPALSIAIARHGQFVYRKAFGFADKGENEIATPANLFRIASISKPITSVTIFTLIEAGRISLSDRVFGPQGILGFDYATKYPDLVQEITIDHLLTHTSGGWSSYENDPTFFDPKASAAETITWYIRNDPLRYPPGQHFAYSNLGYGILGCVVEKVTRQSYPQYVQQNVFARCGMSGARVMGNTRAERAPREVIYYGETDRAGGWTHPYAMNLNRFVSTGGWLATATDLVRFAMHVDGFEYTPNILSRQTIETMTSPCAVSPIPHYARGWYVNELPNWWHGGRLPGSMNELVRTASGLCWCALANTHTDGIDEGMDKMLSDIVNAVPEWHAIPAPVRPQP, from the coding sequence ATGGCACGCGCAATCACTCGACGGACTTCTCTCAAGCATTTGGCGCTGTTCGCATCTGGTGCGGCGACGGGTTGGTGGCCGCGGCTTTCATTTGCATCCGACGATGAGCCCACTCCTTCCGAGGACGAACTGGATGCGATTGCGGCAATCGCGACCAGCTTCATGCGCCTTTACGATGTTCCAGCATTGTCGATCGCGATCGCGCGCCACGGTCAGTTCGTTTATCGCAAAGCGTTCGGCTTCGCTGACAAGGGCGAGAATGAAATCGCCACTCCGGCTAACCTGTTTCGGATTGCCAGTATCAGCAAACCGATTACCTCAGTCACGATTTTCACCTTGATCGAGGCGGGCAGGATCAGTCTCAGCGATCGGGTGTTCGGTCCACAGGGGATACTTGGTTTCGACTATGCGACTAAGTATCCCGACCTGGTCCAGGAAATAACTATTGATCACCTGCTGACTCACACCAGCGGCGGATGGAGCAGCTACGAAAACGATCCGACATTTTTCGATCCCAAGGCCAGCGCCGCCGAGACCATCACCTGGTATATCCGCAACGATCCATTGCGCTACCCGCCGGGGCAGCATTTCGCGTATTCGAACCTGGGTTATGGCATTCTCGGCTGTGTCGTAGAGAAAGTCACTCGCCAATCGTATCCGCAATACGTCCAGCAGAATGTCTTCGCACGATGCGGGATGAGCGGCGCTCGAGTCATGGGCAACACTCGCGCAGAACGCGCGCCGCGAGAAGTCATTTACTACGGAGAGACCGATCGTGCCGGAGGATGGACGCATCCCTACGCTATGAATCTCAACCGCTTTGTTTCCACGGGCGGATGGCTTGCAACGGCGACCGATCTTGTGCGGTTCGCGATGCATGTCGATGGCTTCGAATACACGCCAAATATTCTTTCCCGCCAGACCATCGAAACGATGACCTCGCCATGCGCGGTATCGCCGATTCCACACTATGCGAGGGGATGGTACGTCAACGAACTTCCGAACTGGTGGCACGGTGGGCGGCTGCCCGGCTCGATGAACGAACTGGTACGAACTGCGAGCGGACTATGCTGGTGCGCTCTGGCAAATACTCACACCGATGGGATCGACGAAGGTATGGACAAGATGCTGTCAGATATCGTCAATGCTGTCCCTGAGTGGCACGCGATTCCGGCGCCGGTGCGGCCGCAACCGTGA
- a CDS encoding lysophospholipid acyltransferase family protein: MADEVQVSSLSAGASRGPLSLALGVVATLLSFIYTAILAPFAALFAAINRPRALTFVSRLWGQLIVRTCGIKLEIVGLENLEGLKSCVLVSNHQSFFDIFTIAGYFPGDPRFVAKKELLKIPLIGYALNNSQHVIIDRQAGGREIRRAVDVIRRGFLLSIFAEGHRYPDNRVHEFNDGAAWLAILSKAPAVPMSISGSGSFFPRKAMFVVPGRKMRMVIGKPIPTEGMTSHDRAELTRRLEEEVRATFVEEL, from the coding sequence ATGGCTGATGAGGTTCAGGTTTCCTCTCTCTCCGCGGGCGCCTCGCGCGGGCCGCTGAGCCTCGCACTGGGCGTCGTCGCGACGCTTTTGAGCTTCATATATACGGCCATCCTCGCGCCGTTCGCCGCACTGTTCGCCGCGATCAACAGGCCGCGCGCGCTAACGTTCGTCAGCCGCCTGTGGGGTCAGCTCATCGTTCGCACCTGCGGCATCAAGCTCGAGATCGTAGGCCTCGAAAACCTGGAAGGGCTGAAGAGCTGCGTCCTCGTCTCGAACCATCAGAGCTTCTTCGACATCTTTACGATCGCCGGCTACTTTCCGGGCGATCCGCGCTTCGTCGCCAAGAAGGAGCTGCTCAAGATTCCACTCATCGGCTATGCGCTGAACAATTCGCAGCACGTGATCATCGATCGCCAGGCGGGCGGCCGCGAGATTCGCCGTGCGGTCGACGTAATCCGGCGCGGCTTTCTGCTCAGCATCTTCGCCGAGGGCCATCGCTATCCCGACAATCGCGTGCACGAGTTCAATGACGGCGCGGCGTGGCTCGCGATCCTGAGCAAAGCGCCGGCGGTTCCGATGTCGATTAGCGGCTCGGGCTCATTCTTCCCGCGCAAGGCGATGTTCGTCGTGCCGGGCCGCAAGATGCGCATGGTTATCGGCAAGCCGATCCCGACCGAAGGCATGACCAGCCACGATCGCGCAGAACTGACGCGCCGCCTCGAAGAAGAAGTCCGCGCCACCTTCGTCGAGGAACTCTGA
- a CDS encoding amidase: MDISGTDLCFMTLSELSARLRKREITSVAATRAVLDRIHKLNPKLRAYLTVLDDSALRQAEAADKEIAAGKLRGPLHGVPVAVKDLCWTKGIPTTCASKVLRGWRPDSNATVVDRFESAGAVMLGKLHLTEFAMAWYHPEIPTPLNPWNDAFWPGASSSGSGVATAAGLCYAAIGTDTGGSIRFPSAANGIVGMKPTWGRVSRHGVFPLGESLDHIGPMTRSVADAALMLSVIAGRDDRDDTSLAAPLDDYAAAIAAGANGVRVGVDENYIAARASHDVASAIAAAVGDLERTGARIVKIKMPDVEPCLSAWTTLCSAEAAAAHVATYPSRADDYGPGYRSFLKLGASIRGQDYADAHMVRERFSNRFQQVFDQVDAVVCPSMPQATLPADAIAPDADSFVGPNPLLGFTAPFNMSRNPTLSMPGGNGKGAPPPSLQLIGRLLGEATLIRLGAAYERATDWHKQRPQL, translated from the coding sequence ATGGATATTTCCGGTACCGACTTGTGCTTCATGACGCTCAGCGAACTATCGGCGCGGCTGCGCAAGCGCGAAATCACGTCAGTCGCGGCAACCCGCGCCGTGCTCGATCGTATTCATAAGCTGAATCCGAAGCTGCGCGCCTACTTAACTGTCCTCGACGATTCGGCGCTTAGACAGGCTGAGGCCGCGGACAAGGAAATCGCGGCGGGCAAATTGCGGGGGCCGCTTCATGGCGTCCCCGTCGCAGTCAAAGATCTGTGCTGGACCAAGGGCATCCCAACGACCTGCGCGAGCAAGGTGCTTCGCGGATGGCGGCCCGACTCGAACGCCACTGTTGTCGATCGCTTCGAATCAGCCGGCGCCGTGATGCTCGGCAAGTTGCATCTGACCGAATTCGCGATGGCCTGGTACCATCCGGAAATTCCAACTCCGCTCAATCCCTGGAACGACGCGTTCTGGCCGGGCGCGTCGTCGAGCGGCTCGGGCGTAGCCACCGCGGCGGGGCTCTGCTACGCGGCGATCGGCACCGACACCGGCGGCTCGATTCGTTTTCCGTCTGCCGCCAACGGTATCGTCGGGATGAAGCCAACGTGGGGCCGCGTCAGCCGTCACGGCGTGTTCCCGCTCGGCGAGTCGCTCGATCATATCGGGCCGATGACTCGCAGTGTTGCCGACGCGGCGCTGATGTTGAGCGTGATCGCGGGCCGCGACGATCGCGACGATACTTCGCTCGCCGCACCGCTTGATGACTACGCGGCTGCAATCGCCGCGGGTGCGAACGGCGTCCGCGTCGGCGTCGATGAGAACTACATCGCTGCGCGCGCATCGCACGATGTCGCGAGTGCAATCGCCGCGGCGGTTGGCGATCTCGAACGCACTGGCGCGCGCATCGTCAAAATCAAGATGCCCGATGTCGAGCCGTGCCTCAGCGCGTGGACGACGCTGTGCTCCGCGGAAGCCGCCGCTGCGCACGTCGCAACCTATCCATCGCGCGCGGACGATTACGGCCCCGGCTATCGCTCGTTCCTGAAACTCGGCGCCTCGATTCGCGGCCAGGACTATGCCGACGCTCACATGGTGCGCGAGCGCTTCAGCAATCGCTTCCAGCAGGTCTTCGATCAGGTCGACGCGGTCGTATGCCCCTCGATGCCGCAGGCGACCTTGCCGGCCGACGCGATCGCGCCCGACGCCGACTCGTTCGTCGGGCCGAATCCGCTCCTCGGGTTCACGGCGCCGTTCAACATGAGCCGCAATCCCACGCTCTCGATGCCAGGCGGCAACGGCAAAGGTGCTCCACCGCCGAGCCTCCAACTCATCGGCCGTCTCCTCGGCGAAGCAACGCTGATTCGCTTGGGCGCGGCCTACGAACGCGCCACGGACTGGCACAAGCAGCGTCCTCAACTCTGA
- a CDS encoding 4Fe-4S binding protein, translating into MPFTIIAENCTGCSACEKRCPTGAISGLSKRVYYIEPASCIDCGACGVICPDDAIMNNKGEITHVLKRAERPVAVVHPDNCNGCGVCVDVCPFDCISPSPENTAVYLGKVHVNEKTCVGCLLCEEVCGWDGIYIMPSGEKEAFLNSLGYSAADEEAA; encoded by the coding sequence ATGCCCTTTACGATTATCGCCGAGAATTGCACCGGATGCAGCGCATGCGAGAAGCGCTGCCCCACGGGCGCGATCTCTGGCCTTTCGAAGCGGGTCTATTATATCGAGCCCGCGAGCTGTATCGATTGCGGTGCCTGCGGCGTCATCTGTCCCGACGACGCGATCATGAACAACAAGGGCGAGATCACGCACGTGCTCAAGCGCGCCGAGCGTCCCGTCGCCGTGGTGCATCCCGATAATTGCAACGGATGCGGCGTGTGCGTGGACGTATGCCCGTTTGATTGCATCTCACCGTCGCCGGAGAATACAGCGGTGTACCTCGGCAAGGTGCACGTCAACGAGAAGACCTGCGTCGGATGCCTTCTGTGTGAAGAGGTTTGCGGATGGGACGGAATTTACATCATGCCGTCCGGAGAGAAGGAAGCCTTCCTCAATTCGCTCGGCTACTCGGCGGCCGACGAAGAAGCAGCCTGA